In the genome of Mytilus edulis chromosome 3, xbMytEdul2.2, whole genome shotgun sequence, one region contains:
- the LOC139515593 gene encoding uncharacterized protein, with protein sequence MISVSQLTEEERNFTRFFFLNFKVSPDIARRFFDGVFPPTNLSQTINTNTHAIISLNKSRRINAAQLEILRGVQGTVWPSHLPPMPVGTKATSSKDFDLTMMICLLRNIGGLSTPSNGWDQLPHPNDTVPGANLATLKWYRNQLAHTTVTSMDNNEFNDTWTLVEKALISLNKGQIPNEVTEILNYDLDGEQAKSLANSELKQLKKEYMVWEKKKEQIESDFSYYRKGNLPKNIAEANATLVETWLNDDKTFYETEGSELVYDKLHECNCILVTSSSGLGKTAIIRHIALKFEQEGFEIINVPIESPEYIVKYKTNKKQIFLIDDVLGKYDLSPTLLEKWERINEKLISCMETELNSNKILCSLRLQIARNKRFENASTILNKEVIDLEHEFYAPSKEEKQEMLMNHLRTNDLEKEIKIQEVEIMCETTYAFPLLCKLVSNDEEIFKKKIEFFKQPLSLFRKELDTMINENKKLYCILVICMVYNGSFSKSIFDVDSDECDEKIYRIMKTCKLQEDMSKKELEDIVFSAIGSYFNKDGYNFQFIHDGFKETVGCHFYTFDPKVMFSDCDILFIRDRVRVHSIEKMNENVDENFVIIQEDELNENHFNSLFDRLSDEVNSGRFSSLLMSQLFKNRHFVYKFGTFYKNNKGMQGSTNSFLKKVSSERIWSHLFRQVKNLFETDQSVSVAIKVKEIFISNEEFIDKQHAISRVIEAIAARSTFIYWIVAFGCNELYQYAWSKMTSLEHRWILGRDYTYNPLVKSFFPLAVLGGNLDIVRQLISTGADVNCFSEFWETPLYLAVRSDNIDMVRLLVSNGAKVNRRGWFAMKIPIAITSKKQEINSLILEYDSNQTELHKAVQHNELQNLRSNIRSDNIDSKTKSGWTTLHYAVILNNLEAVKILFHEELPQNHDSYFDFTQDEQESALLCKEPTPKINITDNNGLTAMHLAVINDNIEMISVLLRYKAEVRVHDVFNRTPLHYVNSERALKLLLSHTSQNLCSEDYQRVEEGGVLGKISMSVFRTMCLNITVQNSFRNISRDYLNMPDREGNTPLHMVINKCLLKKEITGCIETLLENGANPYLFNDSGTSSLELIKKKQFRYSQKHKQ encoded by the exons ATGATTTCAGTTTCACAACTCACAGAAGAAGAGAGAAACTTCACCAGATTTTTCTTTCTCAACTTTAAAGTATCCCCAGACATTGCCAGGCGATTCTTTGACGGAGTTTTCCCGCCAACAAACTTATCCCAAACTATCAACACTAACACGCATGCCATTATCagtttaaataaatcaagaagAATCAATGCAGCCCAATTAGAAATACTAAGGGGTGTCCAAGGGACAGTATGGCCATCGCATCTTCCTCCAATGCCTGTTGGAACAAAAG CTACCTCTTCTAAGGACTTTGATCTGACAATGATGATTTGTCTGCTGCGCAATATAGGAGGTTTATCAACACCTTCTAATGGCTGGGATCAACTTCCGCATCCAAATGATACGGTACCGGGAGCGAACTTGGCTACACTGAAGTGGTACAGAAATCAGTTGGCCCACACGACAGTTACTTCTATGGATAACAATGAGTTCAATGACACATGGACTCTTGTTGAAAAG gCATTGATATCTTTAAATAAAGGTCAAATACCAAACGAGGTCACTGAAATCTTAAATTACGATCTTGATGGAGAACAAGCAAAATCATTAGCAAACTCAGAACTCAAGCAACTGAAAAAAGAATACATGGTTTGggaaaagaaaaaagaacagATAGAAAGTGATTTCAGTTATTACAGAAAAGGGAATCTCCCTAAAAATATTGCAg AAGCGAATGCAACTTTAGTTGAAACATGGCTTAATGATGACAAAACGTTTTACGAAACAGAGGGATCGGAACTTGTTTATGATAAACTACATGAGTGtaactgtattttggtgacatctAGTTCAGGATTAGGAAAGACGGCTATCATCCGACATATTGCATTAAAATTTGAACAGGAAGGTTTTGAAATTATTAACGTTCCTATAGAGTCACCAGAGTATATAGTTaagtacaaaacaaataaaaaacaaatatttctcatTGATGATGTCCTTGGTAAATACGATTTAAGTCCGACACTGTTGGAAAAATGGGAAAGAATAAATGAAAAACTTATCAGCTGCATGGAAACagaattaaattcaaataaaatattgtgcTCATTAAGATTACAAATAGCACGcaataaaagatttgaaaatgcatcgacaattttaaacaaagAAGTCATTGATTTAGAACACGAGTTTTATGCACCTTCAAAAGAGGAAAAACAGGAAATGTTGATGAATCATCTTAGGACAAATGACTTAGAAAAGGAAATTAAAATACAGGAGGTTGAGATAATGTGTGAAACGACTTATGCATTTCCTCTTCTTTGCAAATTAGTTTCAAATGATgaggaaatatttaaaaaaaaaatcgaattctTTAAGCAACCATTATCATTGTTTAGGAAGGAACTTGATACAATGATTAATGAAAATAAGAAGCTATATTGCATTTTGGTAATATGTATGGTGTATAATGGTTCATTTAGtaaaagtatatttgatgttgaCTCAGATGAATGTGATGAGAAAATATACAGAATTATGAAAACTTGCAAACTTCAAGAAGACATGTCTAAGAAAGAACTTGAAGATATCGTGTTTTCTGCTATAGGATCGTATTTCAACAAGGATGGCTACAATTTCCAGTTTATTCACGATGGATTTAAAGAGACTGTTGGTTGTCATTTCTATACATTTGATCCGAAAGTAATGTTTTCAGACTGTGATATCTTGTTTATTAGAGATCGGGTCAGAGTTCATTCCAttgaaaaaatgaatgaaaatgttGATGAAAATTTTGTGATCATTCAGGAAGATGAATTGAATGAGAATCATTTTAATTCGTTATTTGATAGATTGTCGGATGAAGTAAATAGTGGGAGGTTTTCCAGTTTGTTGATGAGCCAGCTTTTTAAGAATAGACATTTTGTGTATAAATTTGgaactttttataaaaataataagggCATGCAAGGATCAACAAATTCGTTTTTGAAGAAGGTGAGCTCCGAACGGATTTGGAGCCATTTATTTAGACAAGTTAAGAATCTTTTTGAAACAGATCAGTCAGTCAGTGTAGCGATAAaggtaaaagaaatatttatatcgAATGAAGAATTTATAGATAAGCAGCATGCCATTAGTCGAGTTATAGAGGCCATAGCTGCTAGAAGTACATTTATATACTGGATTGTGGCATTTGGCTGTAATGAATTATATCAATATGCTTGGAGCAAGATGACATCTTTGGAGCATAGATGGATTTTGGGAAGAGATTATACATACAACCCCTTAGTAAAGTCATTCTTTCCTCTGGCTGTGTTGGGTGGTAATTTAGATATTGTAAGACAATTAATTTCTACTGGTGCAGATGTTAATTGTTTTTCCGAATTTTGGGAAACACCTTTATATCTAGCAGTAAGGTCCGATAATATTGATATGGTACGCTTACTGGTGAGTAATGGAGCAAAGGTAAACCGACGAGGCTGGTTTGCAATGAAGATTCCAATAGCAATCACTTCAAAGAAACAGGAAATTAATAGTTTGATTCTTGAATACGATTCAAACCAGACTGAGCTTCATAAAGCAGTCCAACATAACgaattacaaaatttaagatcAAATATTCGGTCAGATAATATAGATTCTAAAACAAAGAGCGGGTGGACAACTCTACATTACGCTGTAATATTGAATAATTTAGAAGCTGTAAAGATTTTATTTCATGAAGAATTGCCGCAAAACCATGATTCTTATTTTGACTTTACACAAGATGAACAAGAGAGCGCATTATTGTGCAAAGAACCGACACCAAAAATAAACATTACTGACAATAATGGACTTACTGCTATGCATCTAGCAGTTATAAATGATAATATCGAGATGATATCTGTTCTGCTTCGTTATAAAGCTGAGGTGAGGGTTCATGATGTTTTTAATAGAACGCCGTTACATTACGTAAACAGTGAAAGAGCATTAAAATTACTGCTGTCTCATACCTCTCAGAATCTGTGTTCAGAAGATTATCAACGCGTAGAAGAGGGGGGAGTGCTCGGAAAGATATCAATGTCAGTTTTCAGGACCATGTGTTTAAATATTACTGTACAAAATTCTTTCAGAAATATTAGTCGTGACTATTTAAACATGCCAGACAGGGAGGGTAATACCCCCTTGCATATGGTTATAAACAAGTgccttttaaaaaaggaaatcaCTGGTTGTATAGAAACATTGTTAGAGAATGGGGCAAACCCTTATCTATTTAATGATAGTGGCACTTCATCATTagagttgattaaaaaaaaacaatttcgatACAGtcaaaaacacaaacaatag